The following are encoded together in the Vibrio splendidus genome:
- a CDS encoding type I polyketide synthase, with translation MSQPETNTPESVDDSRLNKRLKDMPVAIVGMASMFANSRYLNKFWDLISEKIDAITEVPDTHWRPEDYYDSDRTTPDKSYCKRGGFIPEVDFNPMEFGLPPNILELTDTSQLLSLIVAKEVLEDAKLPEGYDRDKIGITLGVGGGQKIAQSLNARLQYPVLKKVFKSSGINDEDSEMLIKKFQDQYIHWEENSFPGSLGNVISGRIANRFDLGGINCVVDAACAGSLAAMRMALSELVEGRSEMMITGGVCTDNSPTMYMSFSKTPAFTTNETIQPFDIDSKGMMIGEGIGMVALKRLEDAERDGDRIYSVIKGVGSSSDGKFKSIYAPRPEGQAKALKRAYDDAGFAPHTLGLLEAHGTGTAAGDVAEFGGLNSVFSENNEEKQHIALGSVKSQIGHTKSTAGTAGLIKAALALHHKVLPPTINVSAPNPKLDIENSPFYLNTQTRPWMKRVDGTPRRAGISSFGFGGTNFHVVLEEYTPEHARGDKYRQRQVPQTLLFSAESRQALINELNQVSTQAADAVFKLEALAEQHALREVDAKHARLGLVVTDQADLQAQLTQAVSMLESQAKTHWQMPNGTSYRESALIAENGAGKVAALFAGQGSQYLNMGRELACHYPEMRQQLAQADQVFGQHKKTALSQILFPIPTFTPEATKAQEAVLTNTANAQTAIGTVSMGQFDIMTQAGFKANMVAGHSFGELSALCASGVISQDDYYQLAFARGDAMAATPEQGDSGTMFAVILDADKLPAVESCISQFEGVSIANYNAPTQLVIAGPTATVQQAAQALTEQGFKAIALPVSGAFHTPLVAHAQKPFAAAIDKASFSAPTLPLYSNATGKLHSKDAKAIKKAFKQHMLQSVRFSEQIEAMYEAGARVFVEFGPKNILQKLVEKTLADKNEELYAISINPSPKGDSDQQLRLAAVQLCVAGVSLDNIDPYQADIAEPAKASPMNIKLNATNYISPATRKKMDQSLASGNVTEKTEIVEVKVEVEKIVEKEVIKTEIVEVPVAAPQASNVQQSVAPAPSAQVATATPQSQVVQTAPATSQPAAQVTVDESSLQSFFNAQQQAAEVHQQFLAIPQQYGDTFNTLMSEQAKMATAGVAIPENLQRSMEMFHQHQAETLKAHAHYLEMQAHSNNSALNMLTQGSVQTAQPTFVASVNAQPAIQATPTTIVQQPVAQVQSTSVQAAPVQNAVAQKAPVHKAAPAPQVAAQAATPVAAQPVPVKAQPAPVAVAVQSADAEKVMLEVVAEKTGYPTEMLDLEMDMEADLGIDSIKRVEILGTVQDEMPNLPELNPEDLAECRTLGEIVTYMNSKMPASAPVAAQPSATAAVQAANGLDAKVVQQTMLEVVAEKTGYPTEMLDLEMDMEADLGIDSIKRVEILGTVQDELPTLPELNPEDLAECRTLGEIVAYMNSKLPASAPAPSLAPAVAPATSSNGLDAAVVQKTMLEVVAEKTGYPTEMLDLAMDMEADLGIDSIKRVEILGTVQDELPTLPELNPEDLAECRTLGEIVAYMNSKLPASAPAAAQVSAPAQAVSNGLNAEQVQRTMLSVVADKTGYPTEMLDLAMDMEADLGIDSIKRVEILGTVQDQLPTLPELNPEDLAECRTLGEIVDYMNSKLAPISEAATVAPEAATAAVENTSNDLNPAHVQSTMMEVVADKTGYPAEMLDLAMDMEADLGIDSIKRVEILGTVQDQLPTLPELNPEDLAECRTLGEIVTYMQSKLSATAPVATPKAESVTPIAETATAELPPHNEVALKKLPAADKLVDCFSKDACVVITDDGHNAGVLAEKLTANGIQVAVVRSALSAASPLNSEIASYTLNSVDDAGVTAVINDIEADHKTSNKVIAGFIHLQAIVDAKQSNEQAVNLNADSRASLTTAFLFAKHLNGQLNAVSGRSVFFTLSRIDGGFGYLDTKQLANAELNQAALSGLTKTLSHEWSNVFCRALDADASIDARHLAEAITGELFDIDTNTVEIGLSHAENGESGRATLIATTPGAAQTKNTGAQLTKSDKVLVTGGAKGVTFECALTLAKQCKSHFILAGRSKHITSAELPQWAQGKQEKELKPAAIAHLQATGDKPTPKKVDALLKPVLSSLEINAALAAFNEIGASAEYLSLDVSNHESVAKTLANFEGITGLIHGAGVLADKHIQDKTLDELNMVYGTKVGGLEAVLGGLDSSKLKLIAMFSSAAGFYGNTGQSDYSMSNEILNKAALQLSARNPQAKVMSFNWGPWDGGMVNAALKRMFTERGVYVIPLQAGAELFSSQLLNETGIQLLVGTSMQGSDNKEAAVKKLNAESVHLAKSPLNTSITVTRHLDPKALPFIQDHCIAGNPVLPTVCAIQWMREVAEQLLGVNVSVHNYKLLKGVIFDTDEVQELTLVLSSDAKSKDQLKAVISCQGRPQYQAQLQVASVQVSEDVQQASTKRFEANSSTPVTTAQALYSDGTLFHGPRLQGITSVERFDDLGLLAQCQLPQIENSDCGSFIPKQGFGDSQPFAEDYLLQAMLVWARLKYGAASLPSAIGEFVCYAPMHNGDQGWLELSVIKSTARSLQADISLYHQDGRLSAVMKGAKVTISKSLNDAFLPKFSSAVSKKEATKNPEKEQLS, from the coding sequence TCCCTGGTTCATTAGGTAACGTAATTTCTGGTCGTATTGCTAACCGCTTTGACCTTGGTGGCATCAACTGTGTAGTAGATGCTGCGTGTGCAGGTTCTCTAGCCGCAATGCGCATGGCACTGAGCGAGCTGGTTGAAGGCCGCAGCGAAATGATGATCACAGGTGGTGTGTGTACTGATAACTCGCCAACCATGTACATGAGTTTCTCTAAAACACCTGCATTTACCACCAATGAAACCATTCAACCTTTCGACATCGACTCAAAAGGCATGATGATTGGTGAAGGTATCGGTATGGTTGCTCTGAAGCGCCTTGAAGACGCAGAGCGCGACGGCGACAGAATTTACTCCGTGATAAAAGGCGTGGGTTCTTCTTCGGATGGTAAGTTCAAGAGTATTTACGCACCTCGCCCTGAAGGACAAGCAAAAGCACTAAAACGTGCTTACGATGATGCTGGTTTCGCACCGCACACGCTTGGCCTTTTAGAAGCGCACGGTACAGGTACTGCAGCGGGTGATGTGGCTGAATTTGGTGGCTTAAACTCGGTATTCAGTGAGAACAATGAAGAGAAGCAACACATTGCGTTAGGCTCTGTGAAATCTCAAATTGGTCACACCAAATCAACTGCGGGTACTGCAGGTTTAATCAAAGCTGCATTAGCACTGCACCACAAAGTACTGCCGCCAACGATCAACGTATCGGCTCCGAATCCTAAGTTGGATATCGAGAACTCACCGTTCTACCTAAACACACAAACGCGTCCTTGGATGAAACGTGTCGACGGCACACCACGCCGTGCAGGTATCAGCTCATTCGGTTTTGGTGGCACTAACTTCCATGTTGTATTGGAAGAGTACACGCCAGAGCACGCTCGCGGTGACAAATACCGTCAGCGCCAAGTACCGCAAACACTGTTATTCAGCGCGGAATCTCGTCAAGCACTGATCAATGAGCTCAACCAGGTTTCAACTCAAGCTGCAGACGCTGTGTTCAAACTGGAAGCGCTTGCTGAGCAGCACGCTCTACGCGAAGTTGACGCTAAGCATGCTCGTCTTGGTTTAGTCGTGACTGACCAAGCAGACCTTCAAGCGCAACTGACTCAAGCGGTTTCTATGCTTGAGAGCCAAGCCAAAACACATTGGCAGATGCCAAACGGTACTAGCTACCGTGAGTCGGCACTGATTGCAGAAAATGGTGCAGGTAAAGTGGCAGCGCTATTTGCAGGTCAAGGTTCGCAATACCTCAACATGGGTCGCGAACTTGCGTGTCATTACCCTGAAATGCGCCAACAGCTTGCTCAAGCGGATCAGGTATTTGGTCAGCACAAGAAAACGGCTCTGTCGCAAATTCTGTTCCCAATTCCAACCTTCACACCAGAAGCAACCAAAGCTCAAGAAGCTGTGCTAACCAACACCGCCAATGCGCAAACAGCAATTGGTACTGTGTCTATGGGTCAGTTCGACATCATGACTCAAGCTGGCTTCAAAGCAAACATGGTTGCAGGCCACAGCTTTGGTGAACTAAGTGCACTATGTGCATCGGGTGTTATCTCGCAAGACGATTACTACCAGCTAGCTTTCGCTCGTGGCGATGCAATGGCTGCAACACCTGAACAAGGTGACAGCGGTACTATGTTTGCGGTCATCTTAGACGCAGACAAACTTCCAGCCGTTGAAAGCTGCATCAGCCAATTCGAAGGCGTGAGCATTGCCAACTACAACGCTCCGACTCAACTGGTTATTGCAGGTCCAACTGCGACGGTTCAACAAGCAGCACAAGCGCTAACTGAACAAGGCTTCAAAGCGATTGCTCTGCCAGTATCTGGTGCTTTCCACACACCGCTTGTTGCTCACGCTCAAAAACCATTTGCTGCTGCAATTGATAAAGCTTCATTCAGCGCTCCAACGCTGCCGCTTTACTCAAACGCAACAGGCAAACTGCACAGCAAAGACGCTAAAGCGATTAAGAAAGCGTTCAAGCAACACATGCTGCAATCGGTTCGTTTTAGCGAGCAAATTGAAGCGATGTATGAAGCCGGTGCACGCGTATTCGTAGAGTTCGGTCCTAAGAACATTCTTCAAAAGCTGGTTGAGAAAACATTGGCTGATAAGAACGAAGAGCTTTACGCAATCAGCATCAACCCAAGCCCAAAAGGCGACAGTGACCAACAACTTCGCTTAGCTGCGGTTCAACTGTGTGTGGCAGGTGTTTCATTAGACAACATTGACCCTTACCAAGCTGACATTGCTGAACCTGCGAAGGCATCACCAATGAACATCAAGCTGAATGCAACCAACTACATCAGCCCTGCTACTCGTAAGAAAATGGATCAATCATTGGCTTCGGGCAACGTCACCGAAAAGACTGAGATTGTTGAAGTGAAAGTTGAAGTCGAGAAAATCGTGGAAAAAGAAGTGATTAAAACAGAAATCGTTGAAGTACCTGTGGCTGCTCCTCAAGCTTCAAATGTACAACAGTCAGTTGCTCCGGCACCAAGTGCACAAGTAGCAACAGCTACTCCACAATCACAAGTGGTTCAAACAGCCCCAGCGACTAGTCAGCCTGCAGCTCAAGTAACGGTTGATGAGTCTTCACTGCAATCGTTCTTCAATGCTCAACAACAAGCAGCAGAAGTACATCAGCAGTTCCTTGCAATTCCTCAGCAATACGGTGACACGTTCAACACCCTAATGTCTGAGCAAGCGAAAATGGCAACAGCAGGCGTAGCAATTCCTGAGAACCTACAGCGTTCTATGGAAATGTTCCACCAGCACCAAGCTGAAACGCTAAAAGCTCACGCTCATTACCTAGAGATGCAAGCACACAGCAACAACTCAGCACTTAATATGCTGACGCAAGGTTCAGTACAAACGGCACAACCAACCTTCGTTGCTTCTGTAAATGCTCAGCCTGCGATTCAAGCGACTCCAACAACTATCGTTCAACAGCCTGTAGCTCAAGTACAATCGACTTCTGTACAAGCAGCACCTGTTCAAAATGCGGTAGCTCAGAAAGCTCCAGTACATAAAGCAGCTCCTGCACCGCAAGTAGCGGCTCAAGCGGCAACGCCTGTTGCAGCCCAACCTGTACCAGTTAAAGCACAACCAGCTCCTGTAGCTGTAGCAGTACAATCAGCAGATGCTGAAAAAGTGATGCTAGAAGTGGTCGCTGAGAAAACGGGTTACCCAACGGAAATGCTTGATCTAGAAATGGACATGGAAGCAGACCTTGGTATCGACTCAATCAAGCGCGTAGAGATTCTGGGTACCGTTCAAGACGAAATGCCAAACCTACCTGAGCTGAACCCTGAAGATTTAGCTGAGTGTCGTACTCTTGGTGAAATCGTTACCTACATGAACAGCAAGATGCCAGCATCAGCGCCTGTGGCAGCACAGCCAAGCGCAACTGCTGCTGTTCAAGCCGCTAACGGTCTTGATGCAAAAGTCGTTCAACAAACCATGCTAGAAGTGGTTGCTGAGAAGACAGGTTACCCAACGGAAATGCTTGATCTAGAAATGGATATGGAAGCAGACCTTGGTATCGACTCAATCAAGCGTGTTGAGATTCTGGGTACGGTTCAAGATGAACTGCCTACTCTTCCAGAGCTAAACCCTGAAGACTTAGCTGAGTGTCGTACTCTTGGCGAAATCGTTGCTTACATGAACAGCAAGCTTCCGGCTTCTGCTCCTGCGCCTTCACTAGCACCAGCCGTTGCTCCGGCAACATCTAGCAATGGTCTAGATGCGGCTGTCGTTCAAAAAACCATGTTAGAAGTGGTAGCAGAGAAGACGGGCTACCCGACTGAAATGCTAGACCTAGCAATGGACATGGAAGCTGACCTTGGTATCGACTCAATCAAGCGTGTTGAAATTCTAGGTACGGTTCAAGACGAACTACCGACTCTTCCAGAGCTAAACCCTGAAGACTTAGCTGAATGTCGCACTCTAGGCGAAATCGTAGCCTACATGAACAGCAAGCTTCCGGCTTCTGCTCCAGCAGCAGCTCAAGTATCTGCACCTGCGCAAGCAGTCTCAAACGGTTTAAACGCCGAGCAAGTTCAAAGAACAATGCTGAGCGTAGTGGCTGATAAAACGGGCTACCCAACAGAAATGCTAGACCTAGCAATGGATATGGAAGCTGACCTTGGCATCGACTCAATCAAACGTGTTGAGATCCTTGGTACGGTTCAAGACCAGCTACCAACATTGCCAGAGCTGAACCCTGAAGATCTAGCTGAGTGTCGTACTCTTGGCGAAATCGTTGACTACATGAACAGCAAGTTAGCTCCTATTTCAGAAGCTGCGACAGTAGCTCCAGAAGCAGCTACGGCCGCAGTAGAAAACACGAGCAACGACCTAAACCCTGCTCATGTTCAATCAACAATGATGGAAGTGGTTGCCGATAAAACTGGCTACCCAGCAGAAATGCTCGACCTAGCGATGGACATGGAAGCAGACCTTGGTATCGACTCAATCAAACGCGTTGAAATCCTGGGTACGGTTCAAGACCAGCTACCAACACTGCCGGAACTAAACCCTGAAGACTTAGCTGAGTGTCGTACGCTTGGTGAAATCGTTACCTACATGCAAAGCAAGCTATCAGCTACTGCACCCGTAGCGACTCCAAAAGCTGAGTCAGTAACGCCTATCGCAGAAACAGCGACAGCGGAACTTCCTCCACACAATGAGGTAGCGCTAAAAAAGCTACCAGCGGCAGATAAACTCGTCGATTGTTTCTCAAAAGACGCTTGTGTCGTGATCACAGATGATGGTCACAACGCCGGTGTTCTAGCAGAAAAGTTGACCGCTAACGGCATTCAAGTTGCCGTAGTGCGTAGTGCCCTTTCTGCCGCGTCACCTTTAAACAGTGAAATCGCAAGCTACACACTCAACAGCGTCGATGATGCTGGTGTGACTGCAGTTATTAACGACATCGAAGCAGACCATAAAACGTCGAACAAAGTGATTGCTGGCTTCATTCATTTACAAGCTATCGTTGATGCTAAACAAAGCAACGAGCAAGCGGTTAACTTGAATGCAGATTCAAGAGCTTCACTGACGACAGCGTTCTTATTCGCCAAGCACCTAAATGGCCAACTGAATGCCGTTTCTGGTCGTAGCGTGTTCTTCACACTAAGCCGTATCGATGGTGGCTTTGGTTACCTAGATACTAAGCAATTAGCGAATGCAGAACTTAACCAAGCGGCTCTATCTGGTCTAACTAAGACACTGAGCCATGAATGGTCAAACGTATTCTGCCGTGCATTAGATGCTGACGCTTCTATTGATGCTCGTCACCTAGCTGAAGCTATCACAGGTGAACTGTTCGATATCGATACCAACACGGTTGAAATCGGCCTTAGCCATGCGGAAAACGGTGAATCTGGTCGTGCAACACTGATTGCGACAACACCAGGCGCTGCACAAACTAAAAACACAGGTGCTCAACTCACCAAGAGCGACAAAGTTCTCGTAACTGGTGGCGCTAAAGGCGTGACGTTTGAATGTGCACTGACGCTTGCTAAGCAATGTAAATCTCATTTCATTCTTGCAGGTCGTAGTAAGCATATTACTTCAGCTGAGCTACCTCAGTGGGCACAAGGTAAGCAAGAGAAAGAGCTAAAACCAGCAGCTATCGCTCACCTACAAGCAACAGGTGACAAACCAACGCCTAAGAAAGTTGATGCCTTGCTAAAACCGGTATTGAGCAGCCTTGAAATCAACGCAGCACTTGCCGCTTTCAACGAGATTGGCGCGAGCGCTGAATACCTAAGCTTAGATGTGTCGAACCATGAGTCAGTAGCGAAAACGCTGGCGAATTTCGAAGGCATCACAGGTCTTATCCACGGCGCAGGCGTACTTGCTGACAAGCACATTCAAGATAAAACGCTTGATGAACTGAACATGGTTTACGGCACGAAAGTGGGCGGACTAGAAGCGGTTCTTGGTGGTCTTGATAGCAGCAAGCTAAAACTGATTGCGATGTTCTCTTCGGCGGCGGGTTTCTACGGAAACACAGGCCAAAGCGATTACTCGATGTCTAATGAGATCCTAAACAAAGCGGCTCTACAATTGTCTGCGCGTAACCCTCAAGCGAAAGTGATGAGTTTCAACTGGGGACCGTGGGACGGTGGCATGGTCAACGCAGCACTGAAACGTATGTTTACAGAGCGCGGTGTGTACGTAATTCCTCTTCAGGCGGGTGCAGAGCTATTTAGTTCTCAACTACTGAACGAAACTGGCATTCAACTGCTGGTTGGTACGAGCATGCAAGGTTCTGACAACAAGGAAGCTGCTGTAAAAAAGCTTAATGCGGAGTCTGTGCATCTTGCAAAGAGTCCGCTGAATACAAGCATTACTGTGACACGTCATCTTGATCCAAAGGCATTGCCTTTCATTCAAGATCACTGCATTGCCGGTAACCCAGTGTTACCGACAGTGTGTGCCATCCAATGGATGCGTGAAGTCGCTGAGCAACTGTTAGGGGTGAACGTTAGCGTTCACAACTACAAACTGCTGAAAGGTGTGATTTTTGATACTGATGAAGTGCAAGAGCTAACGCTTGTCTTGTCTTCAGACGCTAAATCAAAAGATCAGCTAAAAGCAGTGATCAGTTGCCAAGGGCGACCACAGTATCAAGCTCAGTTGCAAGTTGCCTCTGTGCAAGTGTCTGAAGATGTTCAACAAGCGTCGACAAAACGCTTTGAAGCTAACTCTTCAACACCAGTAACAACGGCACAAGCTCTATACAGTGACGGCACTCTGTTTCATGGACCAAGATTGCAAGGTATTACCTCAGTTGAACGCTTTGACGACTTAGGCTTATTGGCTCAATGCCAGTTGCCTCAGATTGAAAACAGCGACTGCGGATCATTTATTCCTAAGCAAGGCTTTGGCGATAGCCAACCATTTGCTGAAGATTATCTGTTGCAAGCAATGCTGGTATGGGCTCGATTGAAGTACGGCGCGGCAAGTCTACCGTCTGCAATTGGTGAGTTTGTTTGTTACGCACCGATGCACAATGGTGACCAAGGTTGGCTAGAACTGAGCGTGATAAAAAGCACGGCTCGTTCACTGCAGGCTGATATCTCGCTTTACCACCAAGATGGTCGTTTAAGTGCGGTAATGAAAGGTGCCAAAGTCACCATCAGCAAGAGCTTAAACGACGCATTTTTGCCGAAGTTTAGCTCTGCAGTATCAAAGAAAGAGGCGACTAAGAACCCAGAAAAGGAGCAATTGTCATAG